Proteins co-encoded in one Candidatus Polarisedimenticolia bacterium genomic window:
- a CDS encoding class I SAM-dependent methyltransferase, protein MESSAGRTEEDLFEANRRFYDAMWAGARLVTAERFNTWPLVRSLLTPSSRLEVGPGLRPRLPIAGTHFLDASAPALEVLRGLQGRVALGRITALPYPDGCFDPVCALDIIEHVDDEHGAFAELVRVTAPGGSLLLSVPLHPSRWTTFDDFVGHRRRYEPGRLLETLDRHGLTVERSAGYGMQPKSSRLLDFGMWWLQHRRDRAMWWYNHVIMRIGLRFQKKLAVVPGMIDMEEVDEILLVCRKNGARGQGAGEPKVSAGITGRRP, encoded by the coding sequence ATGGAATCGAGCGCCGGACGGACGGAAGAGGATCTCTTCGAGGCGAATCGCCGCTTCTACGACGCCATGTGGGCGGGAGCGCGACTCGTCACGGCCGAGCGCTTCAACACCTGGCCCCTGGTCCGCTCGCTGCTCACGCCGTCCTCCCGGCTGGAAGTGGGCCCCGGCCTCCGGCCCCGCCTGCCGATCGCCGGCACCCACTTCCTGGACGCCAGCGCTCCGGCCCTGGAGGTGCTGCGCGGGCTGCAAGGGCGGGTGGCGCTCGGGCGCATCACGGCGCTTCCCTATCCCGACGGCTGCTTCGATCCGGTCTGCGCGCTCGACATCATCGAGCACGTCGACGACGAGCACGGGGCATTCGCGGAGCTGGTGCGGGTGACGGCCCCGGGCGGCTCGCTGCTGTTGTCCGTGCCGCTTCATCCGTCGCGCTGGACCACTTTCGATGATTTCGTGGGGCACCGGCGGCGCTACGAGCCCGGACGCCTGCTGGAGACGCTCGACCGGCACGGATTGACGGTCGAGCGCAGCGCCGGGTACGGGATGCAGCCCAAATCCTCGCGCCTGCTCGATTTCGGGATGTGGTGGCTCCAGCATCGGAGGGATCGCGCCATGTGGTGGTACAACCACGTGATCATGAGGATCGGGCTGCGGTTTCAAAAGAAGCTGGCGGTCGTCCCCGGGATGATCGACATGGAGGAAGTGGACGAGATCCTGCTCGTCTGCCGGAAGAACGGAGCCCGCGGGCAGGGCGCCGGGGAACCAAAAGTTTCGGCAGGGATCACTGGCAGACGACCATGA
- a CDS encoding protein kinase: protein MSSSLQPEDRISHYRIVGPLGAGGMGEVYIAQDETLERSVALKILPPHLVRNEERLRRFVTEAKSASSLNHPNIVTIHEIGKGVVKPGSDSVHFISMELVSGETLGQKIHHEKTDVKTLLGWLGQAAEGIAKAHAAGIVHRDLKPANIMISKDGFAKVLDFGLAKLTDRPMDSSEGLTSAPTEGVTGGGVVLGTVGYMSPEQVQGKPVDYRSDIFSMGCILYEAVTRTRPFVADTDVETMQRILRERPAPVEELNPDVPAEVRRLIRRCLAKSSEQRYQSMKDLAIDLHEVVDEYDSLSASATSAGTVTSGALGVPPARRKGLAAWIAAASLLGLGGLAVGLYSLIGRTGSEPSSAPVSQQMKISTLMSRNDLDEAVLSGDGRYLAYVTSVGDRASLNVRQVRTGSDAQVLPPQEFAFGGISFSPDGDYLYFLNRDPQSPNYSALFQVASLGGTPRKVAFDVDSALTFSPDGKRICFRRGLLGEGDSLVIAELETGKERELIRIKGPETFDPLNLHASPAWSPDGRRIAMTMASAVGGLHTWIAAIDVESGERKNVGSQTWLYADSLGWLPDGSAIFVSAFVLGSRGSQIYRLSFPEGAARKMTTDLDGYTRLSLSSDGNSIAAIRRTGIRNVWVASLEPGREAQPLTFASGGAASVEFIAPLGGGPIAFTAPQGDAMFVWRMERDGSGRRQLTTQGVYVVDLTFAEGAGIVFTQAEKGGVLHLWRIDPNGGSLRKLTDGPGELFVALSESGKTVFFNKVGEPQALWAVDIAGGEPRLLVTELLRGTVATTRDGRLLIYTKRDEVEGRAYPRRIVIPAEGGEPVASFLLPPGAEDLQWTPDGQAVTYIDRASGFNLMRRSIAKDDAAQLTRFTEGRLRGHEWSPDGKRLLLRRRLGQKDSLWLLNPGAVGPPARLTEFKTGEITISRWARDSKSVVFTFGSENQDVVLITDFH from the coding sequence GTGAGCAGCAGCCTCCAGCCTGAGGACCGGATCTCCCACTACCGCATCGTCGGCCCCCTCGGCGCCGGCGGCATGGGTGAGGTCTACATCGCGCAGGACGAGACGCTCGAGCGCAGCGTTGCTCTGAAAATCCTTCCCCCACACCTCGTCCGCAATGAGGAGCGCCTCCGGCGGTTCGTCACGGAGGCCAAGTCAGCCTCTTCGCTAAACCATCCCAATATCGTCACCATCCACGAGATCGGCAAGGGCGTCGTGAAGCCCGGCTCCGACTCTGTGCATTTCATCTCGATGGAGCTGGTCAGCGGCGAAACCCTCGGCCAGAAGATCCATCACGAGAAGACCGACGTGAAGACCCTCCTCGGGTGGCTCGGCCAGGCCGCCGAGGGTATCGCCAAGGCCCATGCCGCCGGGATTGTTCACCGGGATCTCAAGCCCGCCAACATCATGATCTCGAAGGACGGCTTCGCCAAGGTGCTGGACTTCGGTCTAGCCAAGCTCACGGACAGGCCAATGGACTCGAGCGAGGGTTTGACAAGCGCGCCGACGGAGGGGGTTACCGGTGGCGGAGTCGTGCTGGGCACCGTCGGCTACATGAGCCCCGAGCAGGTGCAGGGGAAGCCGGTCGATTATCGGTCCGACATCTTTTCAATGGGTTGCATTCTCTACGAAGCCGTCACCCGGACGCGTCCTTTCGTTGCCGACACCGACGTGGAGACCATGCAGCGCATCCTCCGCGAGCGGCCGGCGCCAGTGGAGGAGCTGAATCCAGACGTACCCGCCGAGGTCCGTCGGCTGATCCGACGCTGCCTGGCCAAGAGCTCTGAACAGCGCTATCAGTCGATGAAGGATCTGGCCATCGATCTGCACGAGGTGGTGGACGAATACGACTCCCTCTCCGCCTCGGCCACTTCCGCGGGCACCGTGACCTCGGGCGCCCTCGGTGTGCCGCCCGCCCGGCGAAAGGGCCTCGCGGCTTGGATCGCCGCGGCCTCCCTCCTGGGGCTCGGCGGCCTCGCTGTCGGACTCTACAGCCTCATCGGGCGGACTGGATCGGAGCCCTCCTCCGCGCCGGTCTCCCAGCAGATGAAGATCTCCACCCTCATGAGCCGGAACGACCTCGACGAGGCGGTCCTTTCCGGCGACGGCCGCTACCTGGCCTATGTCACGTCCGTCGGCGATCGTGCGTCGCTCAACGTGCGCCAGGTGCGCACGGGAAGCGACGCGCAGGTCCTTCCGCCACAGGAGTTCGCGTTCGGGGGGATCAGCTTTTCCCCAGACGGCGACTACCTCTACTTCCTCAACCGGGACCCCCAGTCTCCCAACTACAGCGCTCTATTCCAGGTCGCGTCGCTGGGAGGTACCCCGCGGAAAGTCGCCTTCGACGTGGACTCCGCCCTAACCTTCTCCCCCGACGGGAAGCGGATTTGCTTCCGGCGGGGCCTGCTCGGCGAGGGGGATTCCCTCGTCATCGCGGAGCTGGAGACGGGCAAGGAGCGCGAGCTGATCCGCATCAAGGGTCCGGAGACCTTCGACCCGCTCAACCTCCACGCCTCACCGGCTTGGTCTCCGGATGGCAGGCGGATCGCAATGACGATGGCCAGCGCGGTGGGCGGACTTCATACTTGGATCGCCGCGATCGACGTGGAAAGCGGAGAGCGGAAAAACGTCGGTTCGCAGACCTGGCTCTATGCCGACAGCCTCGGCTGGCTTCCAGACGGCAGCGCCATCTTCGTAAGCGCCTTCGTCCTCGGCTCGCGCGGCAGCCAGATCTACCGGTTGTCCTTCCCGGAGGGAGCGGCCCGCAAGATGACGACCGATCTGGATGGATACACGCGCCTTTCCCTCTCCTCCGACGGGAATTCTATCGCCGCCATCCGCCGGACCGGCATTCGCAATGTCTGGGTGGCTTCGCTGGAGCCCGGGAGGGAGGCGCAGCCGCTCACCTTCGCTTCGGGAGGCGCCGCGTCGGTCGAATTCATCGCGCCATTGGGCGGTGGCCCGATCGCCTTCACGGCTCCCCAGGGGGATGCGATGTTCGTCTGGCGCATGGAGCGCGACGGCTCCGGCCGGAGACAGCTTACGACCCAAGGGGTCTATGTCGTCGACCTGACGTTCGCCGAAGGCGCTGGCATCGTCTTCACCCAAGCGGAAAAGGGGGGAGTCCTCCATCTGTGGCGGATTGATCCCAACGGTGGCAGTCTCCGGAAGCTGACCGACGGCCCGGGAGAACTCTTCGTGGCGCTCTCTGAGTCCGGCAAGACGGTGTTTTTCAACAAGGTGGGTGAACCGCAGGCGCTATGGGCAGTGGACATAGCCGGAGGGGAGCCCCGGCTTCTCGTCACCGAGTTGCTCAGAGGAACGGTGGCCACCACGCGCGATGGCCGCCTCCTGATATACACGAAGCGGGATGAAGTCGAGGGCCGGGCCTATCCGCGGCGTATCGTCATTCCTGCCGAAGGCGGGGAGCCCGTTGCGTCCTTCCTGCTTCCTCCTGGCGCCGAGGACCTGCAGTGGACGCCCGACGGGCAGGCCGTGACCTACATCGACCGCGCCAGCGGCTTCAACCTCATGCGCCGGTCGATCGCGAAGGACGACGCCGCGCAGCTGACGCGCTTCACCGAAGGTCGCCTCCGTGGCCATGAATGGTCGCCCGACGGCAAGAGGCTCCTGCTGCGTCGCCGGCTCGGCCAGAAGGACAGCTTATGGCTTCTGAATCCCGGGGCGGTCGGGCCGCCCGCCCGGCTGACCGAGTTCAAGACCGGCGAGATCACGATCTCCCGCTGGGCCCGCGACTCCAAGAGCGTCGTCTTCACCTTCGGCTCCGAGAACCAGGACGTAGTCCTGATCACCGACTTCCACTAG